One Festucalex cinctus isolate MCC-2025b chromosome 1, RoL_Fcin_1.0, whole genome shotgun sequence genomic region harbors:
- the LOC144021383 gene encoding alpha-2-HS-glycoprotein-like, with product MATHLFAVLLWCAVALPGFVAPRSLPSVTCGEDSVKEAAGMAVQHINGMHKHGFKFRLQEVQSSTYQQFSGGCHIDVNVKLAQTKCHFSNPKPADECELWRLDERGAVATCSVEFWVMWGVAKITKYECTTRPELTNKELLMVCLSCPELLPLDDPTGLSAVQEAVLKFNQESKHHNYFTLMEVAQLTAVENVNIGTITRLKFALVETTCPRESKQAFAACTPRCPDRANHVYCQASYYNLHRQVGELDCETYPPKNSGPLPAGEPEPVCRPLFHQSSEACICKAKLRNPQPSIHHICPFPLKTQQLQ from the exons ATGGCGACTCACCTATTTGCTGTTCTGCTCTGGTGTGCGGTGGCTCTGCCGGGATTTGTGGCGCCAAGGTCTTTACCTTCTGTAACATGTGGCGAGGATAGCGTGAAGGAGGCGGCTGGCATGGCCGTCCAGCACATCAACGGGATGCACAAGCATGGATTCAAGTTCAGGCTGCAGGAGGTCCAGAGCAGCACTTATCAACAG TTTTCCGGCGGTTGCCACATTGACGTGAATGTGAAACTGGCGCAGACCAAATGTCACTTCAGCAACCCCAAACCTGCGGACGAATGTGAGCTGTGGCGGCTGGACGAACGG ggTGCAGTGGCCACCTGCAGTGTTGAATTTTGGGTGATGTGGGGCGTGGCCAAAATCACCAAATATGAATGCACCACCAGACCAG AACTCACCAACAAGGAGCTGCTAATGGTTTGTCTCTCCTGCCCCGAGTTATTGCCTCTGGACGACCCAACGGGTCTGAGCGCCGTGCAGGAGGCGGTGCTCAAGTTCAACCAGGAGAGCAAACATCACAATTACTTCACCCTGATGGAAGTGGCTCAGCTTACAGCCGTG GAGAACGTGAACATCGGCACCATCACCCGGCTGAAGTTTGCGCTGGTGGAGACCACCTGTCCCCGAGAGTCCAAGCAAGCTTTTGCCGCCTGCACGCCTCGCTGCCCTGACCGAGCT AATCACGTGTATTGCCAAGCATCCTATTACAACTTGCACAGACAAGTGGGAGAACTGGACTGTGAAACGTACCCACCAAAA AATTCCGGACCCCTCCCAGCTGGCGAGCCGGAGCCCGTCTGCAGGCCGTTGTTCCACCAGAGTTCGGAAGCTTGCATTTGCAAGGCCAAGCTGAGAAATCCtcagccatccatccaccatATTTGTCCCTTCCCGCTTAAAACACAGCAACTTCAATAA
- the LOC144021391 gene encoding antihemorrhagic factor cHLP-B-like codes for MMASHLFAVLLSCAVALQGLVAQRSLPSVTCGEDSVKAAAGMAVQHINGRHKHGFKFRLQEVQSSSYQQFSGGCHIDVNMKLAQTKCHFSNPKPADECELWRLDERGAVATCSVEFWVMWGVAKITKYECTTRPELTNKELLMVCPSCPELLPLDDPTGVSAVQEAVLKFNQESKHHNYFTLMEVAQLTAADNVNIGTITQLKFALVETMCPRESKNGFAACTPRCPDRANHAYCQASYYNSHRQVGELDCETYPPKNSGPLPAGEPEPVCRPLFHQSSEACICKAKLRNPQPSIHHICPFPLNIQQLQ; via the exons ATGATGGCGTCTCACCTATTTGCTGTTCTGCTCTCGTGTGCGGTGGCTCTgcaggggcttgtggcgcagaGGTCGTTGCCTTCGGTAACATGTGGCGAGGACAGCGTGAAGGCAGCGGCTGGCATGGCCGTCCAGCACATCAACGGGAGGCACAAGCATGGATTCAAGTTCAGGCTGCAGGAGGTCCAGAGCAGCAGTTATCAACAG TTTTCCGGTGGTTGCCACATTGACGTGAACATGAAACTGGCGCAGACCAAATGTCACTTCAGCAACCCCAAACCTGCGGACGAATGTGAACTGTGGCGGCTGGACGAACGG GGTGCAGTGGCCACCTGCAGTGTTGAATTTTGGGTGATGTGGGGTGTGGCCAAAATCACCAAATATGAATGCACAACCAGACCag AACTCACCAACAAGGAGCTGCTAATGGTTTGTCCCTCCTGCCCCGAGTTGTTGCCTCTTGATGACCCAACGGGCGTGAGCGCTGTGCAGGAGGCGGTACTCAAGTTCAACCAGGAGAGCAAACATCACAATTACTTCACCCTGATGGAAGTGGCTCAGCTCACAGCCGCA GACAACGTGAACATCGGCACAATTACCCAGCTGAAGTTTGCCCTGGTGGAGACAATGTGTCCCCGGGAGTCCAAGAACGGTTTTGCCGCCTGCACACCTCGCTGCCCTGATAGAGCT AATCACGCGTATTGCCAAGCATCCTATTACAACTCGCACAGACAAGTGGGAGAACTGGACTGTGAAACGTACCCACCAAAA AATTCCGGACCCCTCCCAGCTGGCGAGCCGGAGCCCGTCTGCAGGCCGTTGTTCCACCAGAGTTCGGAAGCTTGCATTTGCAAGGCCAAGCTGAGAAATCCtcagccatccatccaccatATTTGTCCCTTCCCGCTTAACATACAGCAActtcaataa
- the sdhc gene encoding succinate dehydrogenase cytochrome b560 subunit, mitochondrial: MALLLRTLARQGLCVSRPQCSVLYVRHVAPMGTTTKEEMNKFWAKNTRLNRPMSPHITIYKWSVPMMMSITHRGTGVGLSGAISAFAVAALLLPGNYPHYLDLIHSLSVGPVLIGLAKVGIAFPVSYHTFNGIRHLWWDLGKGFKIPEVYRSGYTVIGLSIITTIAAATLL, encoded by the exons ATGGCGCTGCTACTAAG GACGTTGGCCCGTCAGGGGTTGTGTGTCTCCAGGCCGCAGTGCAGCGTCCTCTACGTCAGGCA TGTTGCTCCAATGGGAACCACCACCAAGGAGGAGATGAACAAGTTTTGGGCCAAAAACACCAGATTGAACCGACCCATGTCGCCTCATATTACCATTTACAA ATGGTCCGTCCCCATGATGATGTCTATCACACACAGAGGAACCGGAGTGGGCCTCAGTGGAG CGATTTCCGCCTTCGCCGTTGCTGCTCTGCTTCTGCCCGGTAATTACCCGCACTACCTGGATCTCATCCACTCGCTTTCTGTCGGCCCCGTCCTTATCGGCCTGGCCAAGGTGGGCATTGCCTTCCCCGTGTCCTACCACACCTTCAACGGAATCCGACATTTG TGGTGGGATCTCGGCAAAGGCTTCAAAATTCCCGAGGTGTACCGCAGCGGCTACACTGTGATTGGCCTGTCCATCATAACCACCATCGCCGCTGCCACTCTCCTCTGA